cCTGTCCAAACAAATTGGCCAGCACAGTTTTTGCGCAATTTGCTTAAAGCAAGATgaaaggatatataacggaacTTCACCACTAGGGTAATTCAAGTTGCATTCTAGGAGATCTAACCATCGGGATACAGTGAGCGACAATTAAGTACTGTTATTAgtagaaaatcatctaaaatttGACTCCTTTGAATGCAGTTTTGCCTCGGTTCCAATTCGTCTTAGGTGTAGGAGAAACAACAGCAACTTCAATTCGTGAATATTTTTTTCACTGACCTTGTGCGTAGCCCGTGAATAGAATCATCAAACTCCAAAACTGACATCTTAgcatcttggaaagttaggaTAATTGAATCCCTCCTCTTCCCACCATCAATGCCTCCCGATGATAaaatccccatggactccacaTTGCCATGCAGTCTACAATGAGTAAAtaataagaaagaaacaaagaaattggGTGCAATAATGTCTTTAGAAAATAAGATGATTTCAAATGATGATGTGCAATTCAGAGTTATGTTTAGTTTGGAAGTGGACCTGTAATGGCAGACGAGTTCTAGAGAAGCGCCAGAGATACCAGCGAGGACGCCGCCCCGTTGGGCTTCAATGGGCGTTTTGGAGTCTCTGGAAGAAGCTTCCTCTAGAAGCCTAAGGGTGTAAAGCTCGAGAACATTAGCCGAAGTGAGAATGAGATTGGGGAGGGGGCCAATGGGCTTGGGAGTAGAGGGCCAGTCCGAGTCCAGATCGTCGGTTTGGATTGGAGGGAATTTTGGAGTGAAATCGGCGACGGAGTGAGTAATGAAGCCGGAGGCGCAGTTGTCGATTCCGGTGGGAGGGTGCATCATCTTGCACGCTGCGAAGCTCATCTTGAGTTGCTATATGAGCTTTGGTTTCAGTTATGGTTTTCAGAGGAGAATTGAGAGTGAGAGTCAGACCGAGTTACGAGCACGAAAAATCGAACATAATGGAGAAATCTACTGCTCCTACTTTTTGTTAGGGTTTAAGCGATAAACCCTCCCGTTCGATGTTGGCGGGATGAATTGAATTGCCCTAAACGTTTCATTGGGCGCTGCCGATGGAATCAAGAAATTAGTGCCGtgaaataaaaatcaagaaattatcCCCAATGGCCAATGGTATAGTATTGCTTTGGGATGAATGTCCATTCCATTGACGTCCGGGTAGATGTCGGAAATATGGCAAGTACTCgttattaaaattaaaaagacGAACGAATTCAACGCCAAACTTCTTACCCAATTCCTCTCTCCCGCCCCCCTCTTTTCACTTGAATGTCATTGAAGCATTTGTTTTGCTCTGACTTTAAGAAACAGCAGTGAGTAGTGTGTTTGATAGAGAAAATTCTTGAActgttatgaaaaaaaaaagttgttctACAATGGGGTTATTTTAGAAGGTAGGTCTGAAAATGTGatcttcgcatttgtgaaatgcgagttTCCAGACTTCGCATATCACAAATGCGAGGTTAGtctctggaaaaaaaaaaaaaatgaggttGCCGTACCTCGCATTTTTGAAGTGCGAGGTACTTAATCTGCCAATCCACAAACAGCCCCGCTGAAGACTGTAATTTTCAAATCTTTTGCTCACTCTTCTCCCTCAAATCTGGTGCTCATTTACAAACGAACAGCCGGCATAAATTGGAACAAAATCATCTCCATCCagctcactctctcttctcctttGCTGAGCTAGACAGCAGTTGAAGCTTCCAGGATCGGCAGACGAAAATCCACCTTGGTGCATCTTCCTCGTCGGAATTGGAGGGCGCCATTGTAGAGTTTTGAGCAAATTTCGGAGCTTAAAAGAATTGCTCCTTCCGAACCCATCAGAAACAGCAtaaaaggtatgaatttctgTTGCAAAGTCTGATTCTTATGCATTTTCTATTTAGTTAAAACTTGAATGTGATGCAAAGTTTAGATTTGATGTCAAATTTGAATGTAAATATCATGTGGGTTGTGCTATTTTGTTGCAATTTTTTTGGGTAATTAAGTGGTaaattttcttgcattattaTGGGTTTGGCAAATCAGTAGTGGACAGAATCACACATAAATAATAATACGCGACCACACAATACACAACCATGAGGTCGCATATTGTGTGTTGCGTTTTCTTCGTATTGGCCGCGGATTGTAATACACGCCCACCAATACTCGACCTTGTGGTCACGTATTGTGGTCAAGTTTTACAATTTTTTGCAGTTTTTCAATTCGCGCCTCACTGTGGTCGCGGATTTTAAATGTTGTTCCATCCATTTGTCGTGGTACCCTTACTTTCTTAGCCTTTTTGTGGTATTTTATTGGTACTAAGTGCTTTTTTAATATGATATTACTAGCTCCTATATCTAGAGAAAATTCTAAAattgtgatgaaaaaaaaagttattctacAAGGGGGGCAATTTTTGAAGTTAGTTCTAACATTAGGgtcttcgcatttgtgaaatgtgagTTCATAGACATCACATTTGACAAATGCGAGGTTAGTGTTTTCGGAAAAAATGAGAAATGTTTTGGGAAAAAGTAAAAAGGACAAatgatgtgaaaccccgatctagacaaccaaaactccatggcttaggcagcggaaatttgacccaactaatccctagaagtcacgaacaattttgatattatctcaacccgtaactacttgaattaacgaaccaaattggaggtagtagaacgccacaatcaaggagatactcgattgataagttcgggtgaataacttgagaagattctcaagtattcaaaggcaactctcttgccaaagagaaagtgaaaactcactaattgtatttaatagtcaaaaaactgctcccaaaacaaagaggaagtggggctatttatagcccttacaagcattaaccctaatccaaaggttgaccaaactaccctacatacttaagaaagattttgggccttacttactaacaaattggccgcaattaaactatcttaattacctagactttttaaaacgagaaataaccaaaatcaacgaggaaaatcaaataatcctactaaactcaagcattcgtgcaatcaactagttttcacttgaatcttccaattccccatgtgcttgaatgggccttggtctttatattctcatcaacAAATATGCAGACTACATCATTTGTTTACTAATTTGTACCTTAAACgcacatgcaaaatgataaatatGTCCATTGTACCCCTTTTTAACTTCTAAAAATGTAGGGATTGTCATTTGTTACATAGTCTTGTACTACTAATTCTAATTTATTTTTCCCAAAATAGGAATTATTTTCGCACATATGTCTATAGAAAGACCTCTGCGAGTGTCTCTTTATTGGGGAGGTAAAATACACTACGAAGATGGGTCAATTTGTTACTTGCTTCATACCTCCAACCGTACATTCTCATTACGGAATAGAATTGGCTATGATGAGCTGGTGGATAGAATTTATCAATATATGGGGGTCGATAGGGGGCTGTTCAAGTTAAATTTATTTCTCCGCCAACCTTGTGGCCGTAGCTCTTATAATGTCTCCCCAGTGGTGGATGATGAAACTCTGGAGATAATGTATGATGTATGGAACGAAATTATCCCATACATAGTCGAACTTTATATCGAGAAGGAGGAAATAGTCCAAAATTCTCGAGTCAGTAGCATATTCATTCCACCAACTACCAATCTTGGACCGATGATGTCGCTTGTCCATGCATGCATGGATCCAACAAGATTTCGATCGTACTCTAGTACAGTAGTACCAGAGACAGCGTCGGTATCACAATTGCCACATGGAGATTGTGTTAGGGACTCAGTAGAGCCACGGCTTACATCAGGCTTTAGAATGGATGTTGAATCTGTTGAAGGCCTTGACTCGATTCAAAGTTTTAGAGATCCAGAATCGCCGAATCATGTTGCTTGTTATGGCTtcaatactactgctggtccaAGTCACTGTAACACATTCCTAGATGATGATCGGAGCATGATATAGAAGATGTAGAAGAATCTGAATCCGTAGATGTGTCAAGCAGTGACTCAGATGGCGAAAATGAACGACGTGAAGTCCACCAGGATCTCGAGAACCAACAGCCCTTTGATGCATCTGGCAACCTCTCATATGCTCCACGAGGATTAAAATTCTTCTCTAACCTTGGAAACATAGATGATGACGATCAACTCACTGATGAAAGTGAGTTGGAGCGCATTGTGACATTCAGTGAGGAGAATAATAATATACGACTCCATATGAGATTTGAGAGCAAACAACAGCCTTAGCAGGGCTATTAGAATGTGGTCTATCAATCATAATAGGGAATTCAGGGTTGTTAAGAGTAAGAGTAACACCTGAGTTGTCAAATGTAAATCTGCACTTGAAAGGAGCACTACCACTGCAGTCGACTCATCGTATCCTCCATGCGACTGGTGTGTCCGAGCAGTGAAAAAAAGACACATGGATTGTGGCAAATAACCAAATGGGTGAGCGACCACAATTGTCTAGGTGATTTGATGAGTAATAACAATGCTAGCCTTACATCTGCAGTTATTGCTAGACACATAGTTCATAGCATTGAAGATGATCTTGGGTATAAAGTTAAGAACATAGTAAGTCATATTAAGGAAGTTCTGAAGGTGGATGTTTCTTATAAAAAGGTTTGGTACGGCAGACGTAAAGCTATCGAACTTGTATTTGATTCTTGGGATTCCAATTTTGCTGAACTACCAAAATATGTTGATGCACTTATGCAGTCAAATCAGGGATCTGTGATCAGGTGGTTACACCATTCTGATAGTACGGATCAAATGAAGACATTCAAGTATGTCTTCTGGGCTTTTGGACAGGCTATTGATGCATTTCACATGTGTCGACCGGTTATATGTGTTGATGACACTCATTTGCGTGGCGAATATAAAGGCAAATTACTTGTTGCAGTTACGCAAGATGCCAACAACCAAATTATTCCGATAACTTATGCCATTGTCGACGAAGATACTATTTCCAGTTGGTCTTGGTTCATGGAGCAATTTAGATACCATGTGACCCGTGATCGGTATCCTATTTGTGTCATTTCATATCGGCATAATGGTATTATTCATGCCATGACACATTTTGACTATTGGCAAGAACCTTTGGCCTTTCATAGATTTTGCCTACGACATGTTCGGAGTAACCTAATGACTCACTTCAAAGGCCTGCACCTTAAAAGGTTGTGTTGGGCAATGGGAAGAGCCAGACAATTGCGCAAGTGACGGGCATTCAAACGAGAATTAAGGAGCATGTTTCCAGACGCATGGACTTATTTGTCTAAcattgaaaccgaaaagtggtGTCTAACGCATGACGCAGACATTCGTTGGGGTATTCTTACAACCAACATATCCGAAAGTTATAACAATGTATTTAGAGGAGCACGTCATTTATCTATTGGGGTTTGTATTGATATGACATTTCATCGGACAGTTGAGTTGTTTAAAACTAGAAGAGAGAATGCCAGACATTGCCGTAATTTATTTCCTCCAAAGATATGGCGGCGGTTTAGGAATTCGGATCAGAAAGCGGGACTCCACAGGGTTGTTGAGTTCGATGGCTCATCCGGGGTGTATAAAGTTGTGACTGGCCGACGTGTGGATGGCAAAGGGGGTAATACACAAACGgtcaaatattttgaaaaaacatGCTCATGTGGTAAGTGGCAGTGCTACAGACTTCCCTGTTCGCACGTGATGGCCGTGTACAGGCATCGAGAAGATAATCCAGGAACGCTTGTAGATCCCCAATTTACAAAAAAGGCGGTGGGCGGTGCAGTATTCAGGAAGGTTTAACCCTTTGCCACACCACAATACTTGGCTCCAACCAAATTGGAAGTTACAGGCAGATAGAAGTAAATATGTTGCACATCGGGTGGGAATGGTACgaggtagaagaattaggaatgAAATGGATGAGAGAGATCCAGAGGAACCAAGAAGATGTACAAATTGTCATCAGTCGGGTCACAATAGAAGAAATTGTCTTAATTTTAGAGTTTGAATTCGCATTTTAGACAGCGAATTCATTGTACCCATACCATTTGGCTGGCATTATGAAATTAGTATATTATATACGATACATTTTGTTGCTATATTTTCATGATAttatatttttgatttattttgagcAGTTTCGCATATCTAAAGTCAGTATAGTATGAATTATTAAAGAGTTACTATTATACTATTCAAATGCGTGTAGTCttatgtgtgacagccccacctccccctaaagcgaaccaaagggttcggcgggctgcctgcccaactctcgccagaactcagtcgttcactaaagttctcaaataaattacaagataaatctcaaatatacatcaaatttttcaataattacatgtcataagcgaagcggaaacaattccaaataagccatccagtcacgtgaataagtactacaagtccttccttcgccttgagccctgtggaggggaataaaatatttttggggtgaactagaagctcagcgagtaaccagtaaaatcagtaatcaaatcggtttcacaatagttcatttcaatgatgtcatatatcaaacgataagtcaagaaataattacaacatttacaagaaaccatacatgaaaaggatacgttcgttcgttcattcgttcgttctcctgtcattcccctttccttcattcatttgaaaatgcatttttcatttatcaataaaaccctcgttcgttcgttcgttcattcaacctttcctggacattggccaggctccaccaacctccaccaacctataaggtaa
This portion of the Coffea arabica cultivar ET-39 chromosome 2e, Coffea Arabica ET-39 HiFi, whole genome shotgun sequence genome encodes:
- the LOC113733426 gene encoding uncharacterized protein, with the protein product MRLVCPSSEKKTHGLWQITKWVSDHNCLGDLMSNNNASLTSAVIARHIVHSIEDDLGYKVKNIVSHIKEVLKVDVSYKKVWYGRRKAIELVFDSWDSNFAELPKYVDALMQSNQGSVIRWLHHSDSTDQMKTFKYVFWAFGQAIDAFHMCRPVICVDDTHLRGEYKGKLLVAVTQDANNQIIPITYAIVDEDTISSWSWFMEQFRYHVTRDRYPICVISYRHNGIIHAMTHFDYWQEPLAFHRFCLRHVRSNLMTHFKGLHLKRLCWAMGRARQLRK